The nucleotide window TCGGCATGGGTTCGGCCGTCTCCGTCCTGCTGTTTATCTGCGTTCTGCTGATCTGCTTCATAGCCATCAAGCTGTTCAAGGTCGACCTTGCCGGCGCACGAGGGAGTAAGTAATGAAGAATTCATCGACCAAGGAAAGGGTGACGTGGGCGGTCATTTCCGTGCTCGTTCTGCTGTACGCGCTGTTCCCGGTGGCTTCCATCCTCGCGACCTCCTTCAAGCAGCCAAGCGACCTGACCACGGGCAAGTTCCTGCCCACTGAATGGAGCACGGTCAACTACGAACAGATTTTGGTCGGCGACGCCCAGGGCCTCTTCCTCAGTTCGCTGCGCAACTCGATCGGCATCGCCTTGATCGCCACCTTCATCGCCGTCGTCCTGGCGACCTTATGCGCCTACGCAATCGCACGCCTGGACTTCCCCGGCAAGAAGATGATCCTCACTACCGCGCTGGCGGTCTCCATCTTCCCGGTCATCTCGATCGTGACCCCGCTGTTCAACCTCTGGCGGAATATCGGCCTCTACGACACCTGGCCCGGACTGATCATCCCCTATCTGTCGTTGACGCTGCCGATCTCCATCTGGACGTTGGCGGCGTTCTTCCGGCAGATCCCTTGGGAGTTGGAGCAGGCGGCACAGGTTGACGGCGCCACCACCTGGCAGGCGTTCCGCAAGGCGATTGTTCCGCTGGCAGCCCCGGGCGTATTTACGACGGCGATCATCGCCTTTTTCATCGCCTGGAACGATTTCGTCTACGGCATCTCCCTGACCTCGACGGAGGCCGCCCGGCCGGTACCGGCGGCACTGGCGTTCTTCACCGGTGCCTCGCAATTCGAGGAACCCACCGGAGCCATCTCCGCGGCGGCCATTATTGTCACCATTCCAATTGTCCTGCTGGTGCTGCTCTTCCAGCGCCAGATTGTCTCAGGCCTGACCCAAGGCGCCGTCAAGGGCTGACCCGCCGCGCATAGAAAAGGATTCGACCATGGCCTCGATTACTTTGAACAACCTCGTCAAGCAGTACGGGGACGGCTTCCCCGCCGTGAACGACGTCAGCATCGACATTGCCGACGGCGAATTCATCATCCTCGTCGGGCCTTCCGGCTGCGGCAAGTCCACCCTGCTTAGGATGATCGTGGGTCTGGAAGACATTACCTCCGGGGACCTGCTGATCAATGGCAAGCGCGTAAACGAGAAGGCACCGCGCGATCGCAATCTGGCCATGGTGTTCCAGAACTACGCTCTGTACCCGCACCTGACGGTGTTCGAAAACATCGCCTTTCCGCTCCGGCTGGCCAAAGGACGGCACAGCGAGGATGAGGTCCAGCGGCTGGTGACCGAGGCTGCCAAGACCCTGGAGCTGACGGACCACCTGCAGCGCAAGCCCGGAAACCTCTCCGGCGGCCAACGGCAACGGGTAGCGATGGGCCGTGCCATCGTGCGGCAGGCCGATGCCTTCCTGTTCGATGAGCCGCTGTCCAACCTGGACGCGAAGCTGCGCGGCCAGATGCGTTCCGAAATCTCCCAGATGCAGCGCCGGCTCGGGGTTACCTCCGTCTATGTCACCCACGACCAGACCGAGGCCATGACCTTGGGCGACCGGGTTGCCGTGCTGAAGAAGGGCGAACTGCAGCAGATTGCGTCGCCGCGCGAACTGTACGAGCAGCCGGTCAATCTGTTTGTCGCCGGCTTCATCGGCTCGCCGTCAATGAACTTCCTGCCCGCAACGCTGGAAGGAAACAAGCTCAAGACTCCCGTTGGGGACATTGAAGTATCGGAAGAGAAAGTCCGGGTCGCAGAGGGCAAGCGCGTGGTCCTGGTAGGTGTCCGTCCGGAGTACTTCGAAGACGCGAGCATGGTGGATGAGGCCAAGCGCCACCACGGCTCCACCTTCACAGCGGAGCTGACACACACCGAGTGGCTGGGTAACGAACAGTACGGCTACATCAAATTCGACCCTGATCCTGAGGTCCGCGACCTCCTGGACAACCTCGCCCGCGAGATGGACGCCGATGAGCTCAGGCCGCAGATCGTGGTCACCCTCGACGCTGCCAGCAGGATCCGCGGTGGCCGGCCGGCCGAACTGTGGCTGGATACCCGCAAGATCCACCTGTTCGATCCGGGAACCGGCGAAAATCTGACCCGGGACGCCGCGGCAGGAGCCGCGCTGACCGAAGAAGCTAACACTGCGCGGGCCGAGGAAATCGCCGACGCCAGGGAGCGGGATGCGGCGACAAAGCAACGGGCGTCCTGAACCCCTGCACCGCCTGCATGTCGCAATTCCGCGGTTGGCCAAGGCTGGGGTAAGCTGAATCTCGTTGTTTTCGTCGGGATTATTAGCCAGATTATTGGCTAGTCCCCGTGCGGGCGTAGCTCAATGGTAGAGCGCTAGCTTCCCAAGCTTGATACGCGGGTTCGATTCCCGTCGCCCGCTCCAATTTTCCCGCGTCTGCTCCGTGGGGGCCATTGCAGGAACAGCGGCCGGGGCCGGTTTCGGGCCCCGGCGCGTGGGCCGCTCAGTATTCCTTATCCGGACCGAATCCGGCCCGGTCCACCCTGCGGTGGAAGCGCATTCCAGCCATCCCGCCCAGCAAAGCCCCGCCCAACGTCAGCACCAGCACGATTGCCAATGCAATCAGCCCCGGAACCGTCAGATCCTGGATCGCAGCAGACACGGCCGAATTGCCGGTAAACGAATTGATCAGATCCATACCGCCGGTTGCCAAGCCGACGACGCCGGCCACGACGGCCATCACGATTCCCCAGAGCCATACCGCCAATCCCTGACGGACGCCATCAAAGCGCGCCATCCGCCCGGCAACGTAACCGCCGGCGAAATAGGACAGCAGCAGAATGACGCCCAGCACAACGGCGGCAGGTATAGCCGCGGCCGCACCGCCGGAGGCCAGCGCCTCCGGATTCTGGACATCATTGAGGGCAGTGATGCCAAAGGCAAAGGCAATACCCGTTGTGATGGACAGCAGCAGGAAGATCATGCCGCTGGCACTGAGCCACCCGAAAAACGCGGAGCCCAGCTTCACTCCCCCGAACGCGTCACGCTGCCGCACGAACACGGCCTCGCGGTCCAGCGGCGTCACAGGCCGGTAGGCGTTGGTATCCCGCGCCGGGTACTCATCGCCGGACTGCTCGTCGGCGTCGGCCTGGTCACCGGTATAAGCCCGTTCAGCGCTGATACGCCGGCGAGTCGGAGCGGCTGCGGCCGCGCCGGAGGTGTTCAGGACGGTCGTGTCATTGCTGCCTGGGGTTCCTGAGGTACCAAGGACGGTCGTGTCGTTGCTGCCTGATGTCCCTGAGGTACCGGAACTGGCCACCGGTGCTGCTGGCCGGTCAATTGGTCTCGTTTCCGTGCTTTCGGCACCGGCAGCGGTCCGGTCATTTCCACCGGCGGTATGCAACACGGAGGTGTGTGCGGCCGTGTCCGCTTCGTTCACGGGCGGCCGTCCGGATTCCGCTACTTGCTCCTGCCACAGGGGGTTCTCGCTCCCCCGGTGAGCGCCGTCGTCGTTCTTGTCCCGGTCCTTGTCTTCGCTCATCTTGCGGGCCTCCTGCTTCGATGGCTACCATCGCCGCTTGGCTACGGCAGGCTTGTGCTCCTGTTGCGTCTACCCTAGTCCCGGCCCCGGACGCAGGCCAGCAAGTGGGGCCGGTGTGCCGGACGGCCGCAACACAACGTAGGTTTTCCCTCCGCTACCGCTAAACTTAAAGGCGATGAACCGCAAAATGTTCAAGTCCAAGATCCACCGCGCCACGGTCACGCATGCCGATCTGCACTATGTCGGTTCCGTCACCGTTGACCTCGACCTGCTCGATGCCGCGGACATCCTCCCAGGCGAGCTGGTCTCCATTGTGGACGTCACCAATGGCGCCCGGCTGGAGACCTATACCATCGCCGGCGAACGCGGCTCCGGGGTCATGGGCATCAACGGCCCCGCCGCGCACCTGGTGCATGAGGGCGATACCGTCATCCTCATCACCTATGCGGACATGACCACCGATGAAGCCAAGACCTATGTGCCCACCGTGGTCCATGTGGATGCCTCCAACAAGATCCTCGAGCTGGGCACGGATCCGGCCGAGGCTCTTACCGAAGGCCTGATGCGCCCGCCGTTCGCCATTAAGTAAGGGCGCGGAACCGCCGCCGTGCTGGGGGTCATCGCCGGCTTTTCCGTTGTCTGGGTGGTGATCCTGACCGGCTTCGCGGTCGGGCGTGCCAACGTGCTCGGCCCCGAAGGCAGCCGTGCGTTGAGCCGGTTGGCCTTCTTTGTAGCCAGCCCATGCCTGCTGCTGGAGACCCTGAGCCGCTCCGACCTGGCAGTCATTTTTTCCGATACTCTGATCGTCGCAGCGGCCAGCGCAGTCGTCACGGCCATCGTGTTCCTGCTGATCGCCCGGCTGTCGCTGAAACGGGACCTCTCCGATGCGCTGATCGGCTCCATGTCTTCCTCGCTGGTCAATTCGGCCAATCTCGGTCTGCCAGTTGCCGCCTACGTGCTCGGGGATGCCACCTTGGTGGCGCCGGTCCTGATCTTCCAGTTGGCTTTCTTCTCGCCGGTTTTCCTGATGCTGCTGGATTCGAATACCAGCCGGCACCGGACCACTGTTTTCAGCTTCCTGTTCCAGATTGTCCGCAACCCGATGATCATCGGCACCGGGATCGGTCTGCTGCTCGCGGCCACCGGCTGGCAGCCGCCGGAACTGGTCATGGAACCCATCCGGCTGATCGGCGGAGCAGCGGTGCCGGCGATGCTGATCGCCTTCGGCATTTCCCTCAACGGCTCCAAACCCTTGCAGGCCGGCGGCGGGCGCAGGGTCGACGTGGTGCTCGGATCGGCTTTCAAGCTGGTGCTGCAACCGGCCGTCGCGTATCTGGTGGCGCGTTTCGCCTTGGGGATGGAGGGGCACCTGCTGTTTTCCGCCGTCGTGCTTGCCGCTTTGCCCACCGCCCAGAACGTCTTTGTGACGGCACAGCGCTATGAGCGCGGCATCGTCATTGCCAAAGACACCGTCCTGTTGACCACGATCGTTGCAGTGCCGGCCATGATGGGGCTGGCGGCGCTGCTGGCCTGACCCGCCGAGCGTCATGGGTCTTTAGCGGCATGCCGCCAACCGGCGCAGGCTGTGTAGGCTGGCGTTTATGGTGATGACTCCCGCTGACGGACATCTGGACAAGATCCGCAAGGGCTACTCGTCCGACGGCCCGGCCGTGCATTTGGGCGCCGCAATGCTCGACGGCGAAATCCATCCGGACGCGCCTGTGCGGCTGCCGATCGCGATGATGAACCGGCATGGGCTGGTCTCGGGCGCCACGGGAACCGGCAAGACCGTCACCTTGCAGGTCATGGCCGAGCAGCTGTCCGCCCACGGCGTGCCGGTTTTCCTCGCCGATATCAAAGGGGATTTGACCGGGCTCTCCACTCCGGCCGCCGGCAGCGACAGGTTGCGCCAGCGCACGCAAAGCGTCGGCCAGGACTGGAGCGCCAAGGCCTTTCCGGCGGAGTACTTCTCCCTGGGCGGCGATGGCAAAGGTGTACCCGTCCGGGCCAGGATTTCCGATTTTGGGCCGCTGCTGCTGGCCCGGGTGATGGGTCTGAACGAAACACAGGAGTCCAGCCTCCAGCTGGTCTTCTACTATGCGGACAAGAACGGCCTGGAACTCTACAACCTGGCGGATCTGCGCGCCGTGATCTCGTTCCTCACCTCGGACAAGGGCAAGGACTCGCTGGAGGCTCTGGGAGGCCTGTCCAGGTCCACCGCCGGCGTCATCCTGCGCGAACTCGTCACGCTCGAAGCGCAGGGCATGGACAAGTTCTTCGGCGAAACCGAGTTCGACACCACGGAGTTCCTCCGGCTGGCCGAGGATGGCCGCGGCATCATCTCCTGCCTGGAACTGCCGACCCTGCTGGCGCGGCCTGCGCTTTTCTCTACATTCCTGATGTGGCTGATCGCGGACCTCTTCGCCGAGCTGCCCGAGGTCGGCGACACCGAGAAGCCCAAGCTCGTGTTCTTCCTTGACGAGGCGCACCTGCTCTTCCGCAACGCCTCGGACGCGTTCCTCGAATCCATCATGACGACCGTCCGGCTGATCCGGTCCAAGGGCGTAGGGATCTTCTTCGTCACCCAGACGCCCAAGGATGTGCCGTCCGAGGTGCTCGGCCAGCTGGCAAACCGGATCCAGCATGCCCTGCGCGCGTTTACGCCCGACGATGCCAAAGCCCTCAGAGCCACGGTGTCCACGTTCCCGTCCAGCGCCTACGACCTGGAGGAAGTGCTGACCAATGCCGGCACCGGGGAGGCTGTGGTCACGGTGATGACCGAGCGAGGCGCTCCGTCACCCGTCGCCTGGACCAAGATCTGTGCGCCGGAATCCACGATCGGCCCCTCGCCTGTCGCCACCGTTGACAGGATCGTGCAGGAATCGCGGCTGCTGCCCGTATACGCGCCGGCCGTGGACAGCCACTCCGCCTTCGAAAAGCTCCGCGGAATTCCTGCTCCTAACCACGACGGCGGATCCGGCAGCTCCGGGAGCGTCACCGCCACCAAAGCCGGGCGAATCGGCGACGATGGCTCCGGCACTCACGGCGGCACGCGCGCTGATAATAACGGCGCCTCCGTCCCGCGGACGCAAGCGGATATCGATGCCGAAGCACGCCGCATCGAGGAGGCCATCCTCGGCCGGCCGTCGAGCCGCCCCGCAACAAGTACACCGTCCCCGCCGCCGGATTATCCGCCTGTGCCGGGAGCCGGGCAGCCTGCTCGTGAACGGCGTGCCCCGGAGCGGCAGGCTCCGGGGCAGTCCGGGAAGCCGGGCAAGAAGGACGACACGGCGGATCTGATCAAGGACGTGGCCGTCCAGGCGGCTACGGTTCTAGGACGCGAACTGGTCCGCGGGCTCTTCGGCACTCGGCGCCGTCGTCGTCGTTGGTAGTTGCCTTGCCTTGCCGGGGCGTAACGTAGCTAACAGCGGTCAAGGTTCCTGCCCCGCCAACAGGTAACGTAAGAGCGTGGGAAATTCGACGGTGCTCAAGACGGTGGCTGCATGGCTGCTCTGTTTAATGCTTGCCATAGCCGCCGCCGTGCTGACCGTGGTGCTGGTTAACGCCAATGTCTACAGTCCTCAGCATCAGGTCCGTGCGTATATCGACGCCCTGCGGGACGGCGACGGGTCCAAGGCGCTGGGGCTGCTGAACGCCACCGTTCCGGACGCCAACGCGGCTTTGCTGGACGGCCCCGCCCTCAAGCAATCCGTGGCGGACCTGGAAGATCTGGATGTGGGCGAGCCCGTGGAGATCGACAGCAACCGGGTGGAACTGCCCGTCCACTACACGATTGACGGAACCAAACAGACCACGACCTTCGAGCTGGAGAAGTCCGGCACCAGTTGGCTGTTCTTCAACCAGTGGGCCTTTGTTCCCACCACGCTGCCCACACTCGACATCAGCGTGGTGAATGAGGACGAAGCCTCGCTCAACGGCACCCGCGTTGCCCTGCCGAAAGGCAAAGGCGAGTTCTCGGTCTTTGTGCCCGGCACCTTCGAAGCGCACTACACCAGCCAGTTCTTTGCCGCTCCCGCCGTGGAATCCGTGGTAACCGAACCGGCCGAGGCAGCCGAGGCCCGGCTGTCCTTGTCCACGCAGGCAACACCCAAGCTCGTGGAAGAAGTCACGGCGCAGGTCCGCGGCTTCCTTGACGGCTGCGCCGAGCAGAAGGTACTGCAGCCGGCCGGCTGCCCCTTCAGCCAGGCCATGAACCGCGTTCAGGACGACAGCATCAACTGGGACATCGTGGACTACCCCGAGGTAACGATCGAGCCCAGCAACGGCACCTGGGTCATGAAGCCGCTGACCGGGACTGCGAAGCTCAATGTGGTGGAGATCGATCTCTTCACCGGCCAGGCCGTTCCTCGCGAGCTGGAGCAGGACTTCACCTTCACCGGCAGCCTCGCCGTCAATGACGGCAACGTCACGCTCACCCCCGTTGTGGAGTACTGAGCCGCCAACCGCAGCCGTCCCCGCCTCGCGGCGGAGGCCTGCCTGGGATTACCTCACTGCTGCAACCTGCTAACGACGACGGCGCCCGGGTACCGCCGTCGGCAGTCCCCGGGCGCCGCTCGGCACCGTTCTCTTTAGTCCAGCCCGCGCAGGTCCAGCGTCAGCTCGCCGCTGCCGCTACCCAGCACTACCGGAATGCCCCAGTCCTGCTGGTACAGGTGGCAAGCCGCGTGGTCGGGAATTTCGCCCCCGGGCTCGCCGTCGCAAGCTGCCGCGCGGGCGGTGATGTGCAGGACGCCTTCGGGAACGTCTTCAGCCAGTACCAGCTCGCGGACCAGGCCCACGGACGTGCCGCCGCCGGACACCAGCAGGTTCTCCGGCGAGGAGGAGATCTTCAGCTGGGTGGGATCGCCCCAACGGTCATCGAGCTTCTGCCCCTTGGGCGCGGCGAACCGCACGGTCAGCGCCAGCGGACCGGCCGAGACCTCGGTCTTCGGCCGCTGCGTCTGCGAGGCACCCTCGTCCACGGTTAGCGCTTCCTTGGGGAGGGGGATGCGGACCAGCTGGTGCTTGTTGGCCTCGACCACAATGAGCAGCGGCTCTCCCCCGTCCGCCACCGCGGAGGTGTCCATCAGCACGTCGGAGGGCTCGGCGAAGCCGCGGGCCAGCGTGGAAACGGTCCCGGTGGCGGGATCGTAGCGGCGGACCGCGCCGTTGTAGGTGTCGGCCACGGCCACAGAGCCGTCGGGAAGCACGGTCACGCCCAGCGGATGCTGCAGGCGTGCCTCTTCGGCATCGCCGTCGCGGAAACCGAAATCAAAGAGCCCGGTACCGATGGCGGTCTGCACCTGCACGCGCTCGCTGCCCTTGACCTCGGGGAAGGAGATGACGCGCAGCGCGGACGTCTCCGAGTCTGCGACCCAGATGCTGCCGTTGGCGTCCTGGGCCAGGCCGGAGGACTGCGCGAACCAGGCCGCGGTAGCCTCGCCGTCCTGCAGGCCTTCCAAGCCGGTGCCGGCCAGGACAGCTACCTGCCCGTTGGCCGGGTCGAAGGAGAAGATCTGGTGCACGCCGGCCATGGCCACCACAACCTTGTTCAGCGCGGTGGACCACAACACGTCCCAAGGCGAACTGAGCGAGACGGCCAGCGGGTCCTCCCCCAGCGAGGAGGAAGCTGTAGCCAGCACCTCCGCGAGTTCCTCGCCGAGGTCTTCGCCAGAGGCGGCCTCATCTGCCACGGAGCCCGGCCCTGCCTCGGCCAGGGACGCGGCCGCGCGCTGGTTTTCCGCATCCAGCAGGCGCTGGACGCCGTTGCCGGCGATGGTGTCCACGGCGCCGGTCGCTAGGGTGAGTCCCCGCAAACGGTGGTTAACAGAGTCGGCAA belongs to Arthrobacter crystallopoietes and includes:
- a CDS encoding ABC transporter ATP-binding protein → MASITLNNLVKQYGDGFPAVNDVSIDIADGEFIILVGPSGCGKSTLLRMIVGLEDITSGDLLINGKRVNEKAPRDRNLAMVFQNYALYPHLTVFENIAFPLRLAKGRHSEDEVQRLVTEAAKTLELTDHLQRKPGNLSGGQRQRVAMGRAIVRQADAFLFDEPLSNLDAKLRGQMRSEISQMQRRLGVTSVYVTHDQTEAMTLGDRVAVLKKGELQQIASPRELYEQPVNLFVAGFIGSPSMNFLPATLEGNKLKTPVGDIEVSEEKVRVAEGKRVVLVGVRPEYFEDASMVDEAKRHHGSTFTAELTHTEWLGNEQYGYIKFDPDPEVRDLLDNLAREMDADELRPQIVVTLDAASRIRGGRPAELWLDTRKIHLFDPGTGENLTRDAAAGAALTEEANTARAEEIADARERDAATKQRAS
- a CDS encoding AEC family transporter, with amino-acid sequence MLGVIAGFSVVWVVILTGFAVGRANVLGPEGSRALSRLAFFVASPCLLLETLSRSDLAVIFSDTLIVAAASAVVTAIVFLLIARLSLKRDLSDALIGSMSSSLVNSANLGLPVAAYVLGDATLVAPVLIFQLAFFSPVFLMLLDSNTSRHRTTVFSFLFQIVRNPMIIGTGIGLLLAATGWQPPELVMEPIRLIGGAAVPAMLIAFGISLNGSKPLQAGGGRRVDVVLGSAFKLVLQPAVAYLVARFALGMEGHLLFSAVVLAALPTAQNVFVTAQRYERGIVIAKDTVLLTTIVAVPAMMGLAALLA
- the panD gene encoding aspartate 1-decarboxylase; translation: MNRKMFKSKIHRATVTHADLHYVGSVTVDLDLLDAADILPGELVSIVDVTNGARLETYTIAGERGSGVMGINGPAAHLVHEGDTVILITYADMTTDEAKTYVPTVVHVDASNKILELGTDPAEALTEGLMRPPFAIK
- a CDS encoding NHL domain-containing thioredoxin family protein; the encoded protein is MTEAAETSIRTNYRVRASELVGRNWLNTGGKQLGLEDLRGKIVLLDFWTFCCINCLHVLDELRPLEEKYRDVLVTVGVHSPKFEHEADPVALAAAVERYEIHHPVLDDPELDTWQAYSARAWPTLVVVDPEGYIVAHLSGEGHAGGLESLVEELIAEHEAKGTLHRGDGPYVPAETTAGVLRFPGKLVPLPDGVGSAGETFLVSDTGHHRLVELAADLDTVLNIYGSGEKGWQDGSADAARFNEPQGLALLPEDVRAKAGYDVVIADSVNHRLRGLTLATGAVDTIAGNGVQRLLDAENQRAAASLAEAGPGSVADEAASGEDLGEELAEVLATASSSLGEDPLAVSLSSPWDVLWSTALNKVVVAMAGVHQIFSFDPANGQVAVLAGTGLEGLQDGEATAAWFAQSSGLAQDANGSIWVADSETSALRVISFPEVKGSERVQVQTAIGTGLFDFGFRDGDAEEARLQHPLGVTVLPDGSVAVADTYNGAVRRYDPATGTVSTLARGFAEPSDVLMDTSAVADGGEPLLIVVEANKHQLVRIPLPKEALTVDEGASQTQRPKTEVSAGPLALTVRFAAPKGQKLDDRWGDPTQLKISSSPENLLVSGGGTSVGLVRELVLAEDVPEGVLHITARAAACDGEPGGEIPDHAACHLYQQDWGIPVVLGSGSGELTLDLRGLD
- a CDS encoding helicase HerA-like domain-containing protein, which produces MVMTPADGHLDKIRKGYSSDGPAVHLGAAMLDGEIHPDAPVRLPIAMMNRHGLVSGATGTGKTVTLQVMAEQLSAHGVPVFLADIKGDLTGLSTPAAGSDRLRQRTQSVGQDWSAKAFPAEYFSLGGDGKGVPVRARISDFGPLLLARVMGLNETQESSLQLVFYYADKNGLELYNLADLRAVISFLTSDKGKDSLEALGGLSRSTAGVILRELVTLEAQGMDKFFGETEFDTTEFLRLAEDGRGIISCLELPTLLARPALFSTFLMWLIADLFAELPEVGDTEKPKLVFFLDEAHLLFRNASDAFLESIMTTVRLIRSKGVGIFFVTQTPKDVPSEVLGQLANRIQHALRAFTPDDAKALRATVSTFPSSAYDLEEVLTNAGTGEAVVTVMTERGAPSPVAWTKICAPESTIGPSPVATVDRIVQESRLLPVYAPAVDSHSAFEKLRGIPAPNHDGGSGSSGSVTATKAGRIGDDGSGTHGGTRADNNGASVPRTQADIDAEARRIEEAILGRPSSRPATSTPSPPPDYPPVPGAGQPARERRAPERQAPGQSGKPGKKDDTADLIKDVAVQAATVLGRELVRGLFGTRRRRRRW
- a CDS encoding carbohydrate ABC transporter permease; protein product: MKNSSTKERVTWAVISVLVLLYALFPVASILATSFKQPSDLTTGKFLPTEWSTVNYEQILVGDAQGLFLSSLRNSIGIALIATFIAVVLATLCAYAIARLDFPGKKMILTTALAVSIFPVISIVTPLFNLWRNIGLYDTWPGLIIPYLSLTLPISIWTLAAFFRQIPWELEQAAQVDGATTWQAFRKAIVPLAAPGVFTTAIIAFFIAWNDFVYGISLTSTEAARPVPAALAFFTGASQFEEPTGAISAAAIIVTIPIVLLVLLFQRQIVSGLTQGAVKG